A part of Streptomyces sp. NBC_01210 genomic DNA contains:
- a CDS encoding MbtH family protein produces MHSPFEDQGNGKKSHMVIVNTAGRYSLWPAFAEVPPGWAVVLSTTSHASCLAHVEQADLVPPDAAGSGDHTTGSPSAPQELPRDQRPL; encoded by the coding sequence ATGCACAGTCCCTTCGAGGATCAGGGGAACGGCAAAAAGTCTCACATGGTGATCGTCAACACTGCGGGGAGGTACTCCCTGTGGCCCGCGTTTGCCGAAGTCCCGCCGGGCTGGGCCGTTGTCCTTTCGACGACAAGCCACGCTTCCTGTCTGGCCCACGTGGAGCAGGCCGACCTCGTCCCGCCCGACGCTGCCGGGAGTGGCGATCACACCACCGGTTCCCCATCCGCACCTCAGGAGCTCCCCCGTGACCAAAGACCTCTATGA
- the ccrA gene encoding crotonyl-CoA carboxylase/reductase, which translates to MGEVPRRMYASVIRPERYGPPIGAFRTEVVDVPTLGPRQVLIRVMAAGVNYNNVWAALGHPLDVVAIRNRLGAKEDFHIGGSDASGIVWAVGEGVSDVALGDEVVVAGVQWDERATDIRLGADPSTSASLSVWGYETNYGSFAQFAVVDDYQCHPKPERLSWAASACYMATAGTAYRQLFGWEPHTVRPGDPVLIWGGAGGLGCMAIQLVRQAGGVPVAVVSSDGRGEYCVGLGAKGYINRTHFDHWGRLPNITDEAAMALWLKGARDFGRRFWDVLGERKAPKIVLEHSGADTVPTSMYVCDNAGMVVVCGGTSGYNGDVDLRALWMRQKRLQGSHAGNMRQCREVTTLIAQGLVDPCLSLTFGFEEIGRAHQLMHDNQHPPGNMAISINAMP; encoded by the coding sequence ATGGGCGAGGTGCCCCGGCGCATGTACGCCTCAGTCATTCGGCCGGAGCGCTACGGCCCTCCCATCGGGGCCTTCCGCACGGAAGTCGTGGACGTGCCCACGCTCGGGCCCAGGCAGGTTCTCATCAGGGTGATGGCAGCCGGCGTCAACTACAACAATGTCTGGGCCGCTCTGGGCCATCCGCTTGACGTCGTGGCCATCAGGAATCGACTCGGCGCCAAGGAGGACTTCCACATCGGCGGCTCCGACGCCTCCGGCATTGTCTGGGCGGTCGGTGAGGGCGTAAGCGATGTCGCGCTCGGCGACGAAGTCGTGGTGGCCGGTGTGCAATGGGACGAGCGGGCGACGGACATCAGGCTCGGGGCCGATCCCTCCACCTCTGCCTCCCTGAGCGTCTGGGGGTACGAGACGAACTACGGGTCCTTCGCGCAGTTCGCCGTCGTCGACGACTATCAATGTCACCCCAAGCCCGAACGGCTGTCCTGGGCCGCGTCCGCCTGCTACATGGCCACGGCCGGCACCGCCTACCGCCAGCTCTTCGGCTGGGAGCCGCACACCGTGCGCCCCGGTGATCCGGTCCTGATCTGGGGCGGCGCCGGCGGACTGGGCTGCATGGCGATCCAATTGGTCCGCCAGGCCGGTGGTGTCCCTGTCGCAGTCGTCTCCAGCGACGGACGTGGCGAATACTGCGTCGGGCTGGGTGCCAAGGGCTACATCAACCGTACCCACTTCGACCACTGGGGGCGGCTGCCCAATATCACCGATGAGGCAGCCATGGCCCTTTGGCTCAAGGGGGCCCGCGACTTCGGTCGCCGATTCTGGGATGTCCTTGGCGAGCGAAAGGCTCCCAAGATCGTCCTTGAGCACTCCGGTGCAGACACCGTCCCCACATCCATGTACGTGTGCGACAACGCAGGCATGGTCGTCGTGTGTGGTGGCACTTCCGGCTACAACGGTGACGTGGATCTGCGGGCCCTGTGGATGCGTCAGAAGCGCCTCCAGGGCTCCCACGCGGGAAACATGCGCCAGTGCCGCGAGGTCACCACCCTCATCGCCCAGGGCCTGGTCGATCCGTGCCTCTCGTTGACCTTCGGC
- a CDS encoding type I polyketide synthase, with the protein MSDSTPDEYGSAVAVIGMAARFPGADTVEDFWENLAAGRESIRPIADDEFLAAGGDPSDLDDPTLVRMGSFVEGIDRFDAVFFGYSPADAELIDPQQRLLLETAYHAMEDSGYASGHGEQQVGVYAGAGDARYYPSHVYPRFASEGAASVAMVHAATSNSLGTLATRVSYGLGLTGPSMSLQTACSTGLVAVHTACQELIDFRCDMALAGAVSLNPAAKLGYRYVPGGPFSPDGRCRAFAADAAGTSSGDGVGVVVLKRLADALVDGDRIRAVIRGSAVNNDGRRKVGFAAPSTEGQLEVILAAQAAAGVDPDSIGFVEAHGTATRLGDPVEVAALTEAFRVATARKQFCALGSVKSNIGHLGAAAGMAGFIKAVLALEHGKIPPSMHFRSPNPLIDFAASPFRVPTGLEEWQAGGHPRRGAVSAFGVGGTNAHVIVEESPLAAQDTPRREAAEMWQVLPLSAATPAALRGQADNLAQHLVAHSDLGLRDVAYSLHTFRPAMRHRAAVVVRTVPEATRILKNPLPAHSEAVGSRSPVAFLLPGGGTQYVGMGAQLYRDVTVYSDAIDRCARILRPVLGIDLRQALHGRRALHGQGDPNTLNAFMGLVVTEYALATMLMEWGVQPDALIGHSLGEYTAACLAGVMSVDDMLPLVYERLRLIGIAGGATLGVQIGEVELRKHLTGDLSLAAVNGPTACTVAGAEEPVAALERRLRAQDVTYRRLRMPAAAHSHVLDPVLSSLAEALRSVTLNPPRIPYITNLTGTWISERQATSRQHWVDHTRSTVRFGEGIATLWQDLKPLLVEIGPGNALTKLACSQLRNEPVVSVVTMRHAKAESPDGQVLGEALGRLWAAGVDIDPNRAGQAHEPPRRVSLPGYAFDRRRHWIDAPTARVGAGDVDDRAVGGRQTDVGNEAPSSSGELVKRLTRASRPHLATEYVAPRTALEHSVARHWEEALGIEAIGVYDNFFDLGGDSMRAVMLAGRLRAGALLDVPATALLSSSTIAGLLINAGRGGVGLEAYAPVLPLRTDGDQPPLFCVHPGGGMAWRYAGLVAHLDARQPVYGIQAHGLDGMAPTAVDAKQMVDSYLTHLRAVQAQGPYRLLGWSYGGVVAHAMAAALRSQGEQIELLGMLDAPLIHEQAPDRQGMESQVAGLLLRVAGIDLPDEGAPADVSEVLRLFKQADGATGRPSAITPEDATRIAQVIRNNLDIAGGFRPQVFRGDVLFFNATGEPQRGDGPADPSLAPGKAAKWRPYVDGTIEEHSVPCSHYEMTEPGPMAQIGAVLAAALAPPTG; encoded by the coding sequence ATGTCTGACAGCACACCGGACGAGTACGGAAGCGCTGTCGCCGTCATCGGCATGGCGGCCCGGTTTCCGGGCGCCGACACCGTGGAGGACTTCTGGGAGAACCTTGCCGCCGGCCGCGAGTCGATCCGGCCCATCGCTGATGACGAGTTCCTGGCTGCCGGAGGCGACCCATCGGACCTCGACGATCCGACTCTGGTGCGGATGGGCTCCTTCGTCGAGGGCATCGATAGGTTCGACGCGGTCTTTTTCGGCTACAGCCCCGCCGACGCTGAACTCATCGACCCTCAGCAGCGCTTGCTGCTGGAGACCGCCTACCACGCAATGGAGGACTCCGGGTACGCAAGCGGGCACGGCGAACAGCAGGTTGGCGTGTATGCCGGTGCCGGAGACGCCCGCTACTACCCGTCACATGTATACCCGCGTTTCGCCTCAGAGGGTGCAGCTTCAGTGGCCATGGTGCACGCCGCAACCAGTAACTCACTGGGCACCTTGGCCACCCGGGTCTCCTACGGGCTAGGCCTGACCGGGCCGAGCATGTCCCTTCAGACGGCTTGTTCCACCGGCCTGGTCGCTGTCCACACCGCGTGTCAGGAGCTGATCGACTTCCGGTGCGACATGGCGCTGGCGGGGGCCGTGTCCCTCAACCCGGCGGCAAAGCTGGGGTACCGGTACGTTCCCGGCGGCCCGTTCTCACCGGACGGTCGTTGCCGTGCCTTTGCCGCGGATGCGGCGGGTACATCCTCAGGTGACGGTGTCGGTGTGGTGGTGCTCAAGCGCCTGGCTGACGCGCTCGTCGACGGCGACCGCATCAGGGCGGTGATCCGGGGTTCTGCCGTCAACAACGACGGCCGCCGCAAGGTCGGCTTCGCCGCTCCGAGCACCGAGGGCCAACTGGAGGTGATCCTTGCCGCTCAGGCGGCGGCTGGCGTCGACCCGGACTCGATCGGTTTCGTGGAAGCCCACGGCACAGCCACCAGGCTTGGCGACCCTGTTGAGGTCGCGGCTCTGACTGAGGCGTTCAGAGTGGCTACCGCCCGGAAACAGTTCTGCGCACTGGGCTCGGTCAAGTCCAACATCGGACACCTGGGTGCTGCCGCCGGAATGGCCGGCTTCATCAAGGCTGTGCTGGCCCTCGAACACGGGAAGATTCCGCCCAGCATGCACTTCCGGAGTCCCAACCCGCTCATCGATTTCGCTGCGAGCCCTTTCCGGGTGCCCACCGGACTTGAGGAGTGGCAGGCGGGTGGGCACCCGCGCCGTGGCGCCGTGAGCGCCTTCGGCGTCGGCGGCACGAATGCTCACGTCATCGTCGAAGAGAGCCCCCTTGCAGCGCAGGACACTCCCCGACGGGAAGCCGCCGAGATGTGGCAGGTTCTGCCGCTGTCCGCCGCAACCCCAGCTGCGCTGCGCGGGCAGGCTGACAACCTGGCACAACATCTCGTCGCCCACTCCGATCTGGGCCTCCGGGACGTCGCGTACTCGCTGCACACCTTCCGCCCCGCCATGCGCCACCGAGCAGCTGTGGTCGTCCGGACCGTACCGGAAGCCACTCGGATCCTGAAGAACCCGCTGCCCGCACATTCCGAGGCAGTGGGGAGCAGGTCTCCCGTCGCCTTCCTTTTGCCAGGCGGGGGCACCCAGTACGTCGGCATGGGCGCGCAGCTCTACCGTGACGTGACCGTCTACAGCGACGCGATCGACCGATGTGCGAGGATTCTTCGGCCCGTGCTCGGTATCGATCTGCGCCAAGCACTGCATGGGCGCCGAGCACTGCATGGGCAAGGCGATCCCAACACCCTCAACGCTTTCATGGGGCTGGTCGTCACCGAATACGCCCTGGCCACCATGCTCATGGAGTGGGGCGTACAGCCCGACGCCCTCATCGGTCATTCCCTCGGCGAATACACCGCGGCCTGTCTTGCGGGCGTGATGTCCGTGGACGACATGTTGCCGTTGGTCTACGAGCGGCTCCGGTTGATCGGCATCGCCGGCGGCGCCACCCTCGGGGTGCAAATCGGCGAGGTGGAGCTGCGCAAACACCTGACCGGCGACCTGTCGTTGGCTGCCGTCAACGGGCCGACCGCGTGCACTGTGGCCGGTGCGGAGGAGCCCGTGGCGGCGCTGGAGCGGCGGTTGCGCGCACAGGACGTGACGTACCGTCGGCTGCGGATGCCCGCAGCCGCCCATTCCCACGTACTCGACCCTGTCCTGAGCAGTTTGGCCGAGGCCCTGCGCAGCGTCACGTTGAATCCGCCTCGCATCCCGTACATCACCAATCTGACCGGTACCTGGATCTCGGAGCGGCAGGCGACCAGCCGCCAGCACTGGGTCGACCATACGCGCAGCACGGTCCGGTTCGGGGAGGGCATCGCCACCTTGTGGCAGGACCTGAAGCCGCTGCTTGTCGAGATCGGGCCCGGCAATGCGCTTACCAAGCTCGCCTGTTCCCAGCTGCGGAACGAGCCCGTGGTGAGCGTCGTGACGATGCGTCACGCCAAGGCCGAGAGCCCTGACGGACAGGTTCTTGGTGAGGCGCTCGGCAGACTCTGGGCAGCCGGCGTGGATATTGATCCGAACAGGGCGGGGCAGGCCCACGAGCCACCCCGGCGGGTGTCGTTACCCGGCTACGCCTTCGACCGCCGACGCCACTGGATCGACGCGCCGACGGCTCGGGTGGGTGCCGGAGACGTCGATGACCGGGCTGTGGGAGGGCGGCAAACAGACGTAGGGAATGAAGCGCCATCCTCTTCGGGCGAGTTGGTGAAAAGGCTCACGCGCGCGTCCCGGCCACATCTCGCGACCGAATACGTAGCTCCCCGCACCGCGCTCGAACACAGCGTGGCCCGACACTGGGAGGAAGCGCTTGGTATCGAAGCCATCGGTGTCTACGACAACTTCTTCGACCTCGGTGGCGACTCGATGCGCGCCGTGATGCTGGCGGGCCGGCTGCGTGCCGGAGCGCTTCTGGACGTACCGGCTACCGCCCTGCTGTCGTCCTCCACCATCGCGGGGCTCTTGATCAACGCCGGCCGCGGTGGTGTCGGCCTGGAGGCCTACGCGCCGGTGCTGCCGTTGCGCACCGATGGCGATCAGCCTCCCCTGTTCTGTGTGCATCCGGGCGGTGGCATGGCATGGCGCTATGCCGGCCTGGTCGCACACCTGGACGCGCGACAGCCGGTGTACGGGATCCAGGCTCACGGCCTCGACGGCATGGCCCCGACGGCCGTCGACGCGAAGCAGATGGTCGACTCGTATCTCACCCACCTGCGAGCTGTGCAGGCTCAGGGCCCCTACCGGCTTCTGGGCTGGTCCTACGGTGGTGTCGTGGCACATGCGATGGCAGCCGCGCTCCGGAGCCAAGGCGAGCAGATCGAGTTGCTCGGGATGCTGGATGCTCCGCTGATCCACGAACAGGCTCCCGACCGGCAAGGGATGGAGAGTCAGGTGGCGGGCCTGCTCCTCCGCGTCGCCGGCATCGATCTGCCGGACGAAGGTGCGCCTGCCGACGTCTCGGAGGTGCTTCGCCTGTTCAAACAGGCCGACGGAGCAACCGGTAGGCCGTCGGCCATCACACCGGAGGACGCGACCAGGATCGCTCAGGTCATCCGGAACAACCTTGACATCGCGGGTGGATTCCGGCCCCAGGTATTCCGGGGCGACGTGTTGTTCTTCAACGCGACGGGTGAACCCCAACGCGGAGACGGCCCGGCGGATCCGTCGCTCGCACCGGGGAAGGCCGCCAAGTGGCGTCCCTACGTGGACGGCACGATCGAGGAGCACTCCGTTCCGTGCAGCCACTACGAAATGACCGAACCCGGGCCGATGGCACAAATCGGCGCGGTCCTGGCGGCAGCTCTTGCGCCGCCGACCGGCTGA